From Anolis carolinensis isolate JA03-04 unplaced genomic scaffold, rAnoCar3.1.pri scaffold_8, whole genome shotgun sequence, a single genomic window includes:
- the fam118b gene encoding protein FAM118B — MASNLSLNLAKEKLLEDGVPPAKKPRKLLPSLKTKKPQELVLVIGTGISAAVAPQVPALKSWKGLIQALLDAAVDFDLLEDEERRKFQKCLRDDKNLIHVAHDLIQKLSPRTSNVRSTFLKDCLYEVFDDLESKMEDTGKQLLRSVLHLMEKGALVLTTNFDNLLEIYATDQGKQLESLDLTDEKKVLEWAQEKRKLSVLHIHGVYTNPSGIVLHPAGYQNVLRNTEVMREIQKLYEAKSFLFLGCGWTVDDTTFQALFLEAVKHKSDLEHFMLVRRGDVDEFKKLRENMLDKGIKVISYGDEYTDLPEYFERLTNEISNQCHPGIPQEGQLNGTDGAHAEIKGTELT, encoded by the exons ATGGCTTCCAATTTGAGTCTGAATCTGGCTAAAGAAAAATTGTTGGAAGATGGAGTTCCGCCTGCAAAGAAACCCAG GAAATTGTTACCGAGTCTGAAAACGAAAAAGCCGCAGGAGCTGGTGCTGGTGATTGGGACGGGCATCAGTGCGGCGGTGGCTCCTCAGGTGCCAGCCTTGAAGTCTTGGAAAGGACTCATCCAGGCCCTCCTTGACGCTGCCGTTGACTTCGACCTTCTCGAAGACGAGGAGAGGAGGAAATTTCAGAAGTGTCTCCGTGACGATAAGAACCTTATCCACGTGGCTCACGACCTTATCCAGAAACTGTCGCCG CGCACAAGCAATGTCCGCTCTACTTTTCTCAAAGACTGCTTATATGAAGTGTTCGACGACTTGGAGTCCAAAATGGAAGACACCGGGAAGCAGCTCCTTCGGTCAGTGCTCCACTTGATGGAGAAGGGGGCTCTTGTCCTGACCACGAACTTTGACAACCTGCTGGAAATTTATGCCACGGACCAAGGGAAGCAGCTTGAATCGCTTGACCTTACGGACGAGAAGAAG GTCTTGGAGTGGGCCCAGGAGAAGAGGAAGCTTAGTGTCCTCCACATACATGGTGTGTACACAAATCCCAGTGGCATCGTGCTCCATCCGGCCGGCTACCAGAATGTGTTACGCAACACAGAAGTCATG CGGGAGATCCAGAAATTGTATGAAGCCAAATCTTTCTTGTTCCTGGGTTGTGGCTGGACTGTGGATGATACCACCTTCCAAGCCCTCTTCCTCGAAGCTGTGAAGCACAAGTCAGACCTGGAGCATTTCATGCTTGTGCGCCGCGGAGATGTGGACGAGTTCAAGAAACTCCGGGAAAACATGCTGGACAAAGGGATCAAAGTGATCTCATATGGAGATGAATACACAGACTTGCCAGAGTATTTTGAGAGACTCACAAATGAGATCTCCAACCAGTGTCATCCAG GTATACCCCAGGAGGGACAATTAAATGGCACTGATGGAGCGCACGCTGAAATCAAAGGAACGGAGCTCACTTAA